The Maylandia zebra isolate NMK-2024a linkage group LG4, Mzebra_GT3a, whole genome shotgun sequence genome segment AAATTAACTTTTTAAGCCTCAGAATTGAACTGGGGGAGAACTCCCACAGATGTGTTACTGTTGGTGCACCTGTGCTCACCCGTGTGTACTGTAAACACAGACATCGTTGGCGCATTTGCTGCTTGTTGAAGCACATACACGTCACTCATCTGACCCGATTTTAGTGTCTTATTCGTCACACTGAGGCCGAATCATCGCGATAACGTGAAATCATCCTGCCTTTTCGCTCTCACCTGAGGCAAATTAGTGAAACAAGCTTCATTACATCTCTGCAAGTCTCACTTCACACTCGGGGGACGCTGTCGCTTTAAAGCGCCAAAGGAGGCGTGTAGGCACGTCGAGACGGTGACCGTGTGCGTCTCGTGTCTTACGAATGACTGCCGCTGTTTCAGGTTATGTGACATTGTGGCCGGCCAGGACACCTTAGCACCAAAGTGACTTACATTTTGTGAGTGATCGGGGCACACGGAGAGACGAGACTCTGACTGTGCACTGGTCGCTAGTTTTTggggttgttgtgttttttacgCGTGGCGCACTGCTCTGCTTCACGAGGTTACCGAACAGTTTGCACACTCTCGTGCCCCAGCTCAGTGGATTGATCAGCTTCTCACATCAGAAGAGCTTCTTGGATGTACGTGCTTCGCTTCACACTTCAAAGTGTCGAACTCGGGGATCACAGGTGAAGCCGCCCGCGCATGATGTACACAATTACAAGAGGTCCCAGCAAACTGGTCACGCAGCGACGCACAGGTGAGACTGTGGGGCTAAACTATGAAGCACGGCACACCGGAAAACCCACTTTCACCTCTCCGGACTGCTGATAAGTTGTTTTATCCTCTTTGTCTTGCTCTCCAGGGCCCACACAGCAGCTGGACAGCAAAATCAGTGACTTCAAGCACAAACAAACGTCCTGGAATATGCCTGGGTAGGTGCACAGGTCGTGAAAGGAGACAATTGTAAAGAAATGATTGCATTATAGTTTTTTCAGATACTTTTGGTTGTGATTGTGAATGACTGTGTCCTAGCAGCTGTGGACGTCATCAGCTAGAGACCGCAGCAATTGTTCATCAGCTGATGCCTTGGTGATTGAATAAAACTCCGCTCTGATTTTCTCTGAGCTTGGCCTGCCTACTCTGTTGGGTTTTCATGATTTTTGGTTTGAACCAGCTAGGCAGACTGGCcctgttcatgtgtgtgtgacctTGGATCACAAGGTCCCTCATTCAGCTGTTGTAACTTCTTACTCCTGCTTAACCAGCCTTTCTTGGATATAGGATATCACTTAAGAAAGTTCCTGCTTGGGAATGATAATGAGCACTTTCTTTCTTGCAGAAATCAACACAGTACTTCTCTTGTCCCCCTTTCAGACTTCCCGCTCCAAAGATCGTTTTCAACCGTCCGAATGGTAAGAAATACCATCACCCTGCTCCAGCTCTGCCTGCACACAATCATCACGAAGAGAGTTTCACCCCGTCACATGAAGAAAATGTCAAGTTTGTCTCTGAGGGTAAGAAAGTGAGAGACCGTTACACCCATTCCTCACTTGCTGTTTTGTGAATGACATTGTTTTACTATCAAGATGCTAACCAGCCCCTTCTTCCCTCCAAGGCCTCACccacacagctgctctgacaCTGATAGGCACTGAGCAGAAAAATGCTCTCACGCCCACATCAATCTCCTCTTGACCCACGCTGGCACATGTGCTGAAAGAAATGACATTTCAGGCTTGGGGTTTAAATCCAGGCATCACTTTAAAGAAGAGCACCAAAGCGTTCTGACAGGATTGTTGGGTCTGGTGACCCGGATTTGAAGTCTGGGCTTCTTTTTAACATTCACAAACCCAGCAGGTCTCCAGGAGATCCCCCCCACTTGGCTCAGTGGTTCTTACACTGTGTGTCCTGTTGTTGGCATTGAAGCTCAGTCACAGCAGCTCATAAACGACTTGAGTAACCTTGGCACTGACTGGACAAGGGCACAAAGTAGGCCTGACACCGCCTTTCTGTTCAGGTTGGATTGGTTCTTTTCTGTTCACTGAAATACAAATTGTATAATCAAACGTATCCACTGGGGGCTCCTCAAAGTCGTGACCTGGAGACAGCTGCCAAAGTTGAACTCAATCGTAGTgtacaaccacacacacacagtttgtgacCACGTGCTTCACTGTTTGGAACACAAACATTGGTCAGAGGTATGTCTCTGAAACAGTTGCTGGACTTTACTTGTTAGGCACTGTGGGTGTGGCCCTGGAGTGTAGGACTGGACAGAGGACATTTTGGTGTTCATGGTGGCTTTACTGACCGAAGTCTTGTGTTTTCAGCCTGGCAGGAGGTGCTACAGCAGGAGGTGGGCCAGGCTGCACAGAAAGTAGTGCATTATAAAGAGGCCACTCCCAGCCCACACATGGACGGTGAGTATAGCtactgtttttcctttttgtgttaTCTTCAGACCCCAAGTCTGTGTTTTTTACGCACTGTGACAAAAAGTCctgagattttatttatttagtgcaAGTGTAACAATCATATTTCATCTAGCTGCAGCTCACAGGCCTGTAACTGTTGCAACCTGTGCAGAAGGTCGCACTGGTTTATAACAGCCAAATAGCATAGCCCAAAGTCACGGGTCAAATCTGTTGACTCATTCTAAAATTTTATTATAGCAATGCATAGGCAAAGCTCACACACGTTTTCATGGTATTTGtaggttttttaaatgtaacagtGATCATAATAATACTAAGACCTCTAGCCCagaacaaaaatccaaaactcATGAATAAGATGAgtcaaataaaaatacattaaatacaACTCGTTGGTTCTAACTTTTAATGTGGTGGTGTGACTGAGCTGTTGCAGTTCCGCCTTATGACCACCGGAGGGCGATGATCACTTTAGATTCCAGCAGGCAGACGTAACTGATAAAAGTCGGCAGTGTTAAATATATATCGTAGCATTATGTAAGACAGCTTGATGTAAAAGATGCTAGTATTTATTTTTGAAGTTTTTACGtttctcatttcttttatttttaaatgagattTAAAAATGCGTTTACTTTGAATTTACTACACCGTCGCAGTTCCTCCTTGTGACCACAAGAGGGCACCGAAGACTCATTTAAAATGCTGTTGTTGCAGTTTGTGATGGTTTAGCTCACAGGTTGAGTGGATTACCTTTTACCACTGGGCTAAATGCAGCAGTGGAGTAGTGTATTGAATAGGTGGTAAGGAAAATTTTATAGATGAAGAGAAAAGCGTAATATTTAGTGgttctttatttttcatcctTTTGACATTTATTCTCAATCATCCACGCCATGGACAAAGATGTATCTAATGGtttaatttctgttttcttctcagACTTTGTGCCCATAGATTTGGATGAATGGTGGGCCCAACGCTTCTTAGAAAACATAGATAAGCTCTCCTGACACTCCTCTGGGATTCGATGCTCTCGGACAGTCTGGAGGTGAGACCGCGATGACGGCTCACAAAAGAAGAGGAAGCCTGGGCGGGAGTTCTGATGGGTCAAAGTGCCCAGATGTGGTTGAAATGGACTGACAGTGCTGATAACGGTGGACAGAGAAACTCCTGAGAACCACTTGAACTTGTGCGGTCACACAGCCGTGCAGACAGACTGCACACAGAAGGATGAAGTCTTAAAACTGAGGTTCATCTTATTTTCTCTCTCACAGCAGAGATGTTACTTTGAAATGcagtaaaattgtattttaagTTCCAGATTACAGCTTCATTTCTTTAACCGGGCATTATGTTGAATCAGTGTTTATTTGCTGACAAGACTCCATAAATCCTCACACTATCTGAAATGACGTTTACCGCTTCCTGAATGCAGCAGTCTCAGAGTACGAGCGCAAACCGCTACTCAGAAACATTTTAACACCGCAAAACTAACGAGCGTAAGAAAAATGGTTCAAGCCAAAAAAGTGAGAACAGCGAAAGATTACAAACTACCAGGCTGAATTTCAAATGTGCTGAGAGGTGAAGATTTACTCTTAAGTGTCTTTGTGGTTGAGCTGGACAACGTTTTTCTGCACAATTTGTACCTCAAAGACGAGGTTGTTACTCTGAAAAACCAGATTATCTGGAAACTTAGAAGTGGCACATTTCCAAAAGGAAGACCAATAAAGCTTATAAATCCAAACTTGGAAAAATATCAGATATTTAAGATGAGTCCAGCTGGCAGCAGCACATCAGAAGTTCAGCGCTCACTGAGAAGCCTGGAGTATTCATGATGTGATTAAGAATGAGCCTGGCTATTAACTGAAAGTACACTAAGAGTGAGTGTAATGGCAAAGTCACACTGTAACAACAGACCGGTGCAACCATGACCTTCATGTCCTGTTAATGGCAGGACCAAAGAACACAAAGCGCAGAGACACTGAAGTGTTTATGGAGAATCTTCAGGCagttcctgtttcagccttcaCGCCTGCTGCACCGGTGGAAATGAAAGTCTTGAGAGGGGAAAAGAGGTGGCGTATTCTTTATCAAGTCTAGTTCTCTGGCTTTATCGACCATTGAGCTGCTGCGAATGCTCCAGTCTACAGGCCGCTTTCACCAAAGCAGAGTGTGTCTGCGGGCCGCTCTCAGTGCTTCTCTAAAGCTTTGGTCAGGAGGTCGTTGAGGCGGGAAATCATCGGTCGAGGATCATCGTTCAAGCCGGCTGCGATCATGGCATTGTCATAGatctggaaaaaataaaagtaaaactatAGAAGCTGCACTGCTACCAGTTAAAACAAATTACCATAAAATCTCTCCAGTGAACAAGCTAATGGCATCCTGCCTGCAGAGAAAGGCTGGGCAATGTTTTACACTGATAATAACATGCTTATTGTATCGGTATTGGCAATATTAGCCCTGTATTTACCAAAATTTGCAGTATCTGACAGCACTACAACGCagcctttatttttttcattaaaacacatttgacatttcatttttgttcttCTAAATATAAGGAAAGTGTTAAAAATTGTGATATGgcgtttcttgttttttttggtttagaAATCATTAATGGAAAAAATGGGCAAAGAGCAAATAGAGATGAAATAACTGAGCACAGTACCTGCTCCAGTAATAATCCAGCCAGCTCAGAGTTTGTGTCCTTCAGTGCGAACAACTTCTTGATCAGATCGTGTCTGTGAGAAAGCAGAGCGCAGTCAGAAGAGGACAAAAACCCACTTTCTCCCACTCTCCACCCAGTACAAtttgtccacacacacaccctgcatTGATCTCCAGTGTGGGCTGCAGTATTTGGGCTCTCTCCTCAGCAGTGCGGGCCAGCTGCTGGGTGCGGAGGAAGTGGCGTGCGGCGCCCATTTCCAACACTGTGATCATGGCCGGGTGGGTGTCCAGACGAGGCGTCAGCTAAAGTGCCAGAGGAGAAAATTAACTACAGCACACGGTGGTAACAAAGAGACGTTTAAATCTGTTTCTAAAGGTGCTTAACATGAAATGGTTGTTACCAAAACCGAGGACAAACTGTGACGCCCATTGTTACTGGAATGTCCATTTAATGATGCAGGAAATGTGTAAATGTTCATTTCCCTTaaagttttattcatatagcaccaaatcacaacaacagttaagGTTAAACACCCTGCAAaattacagagaaaaccccaaaaatcaGGTGAGttcctgtgagcaagcactctgtcgacagtgggaaggaaaactcccttttaacaggaagaagcctccagcAGAAACGGGCTCAGCGAGGGGCGGCCGTCTGCCGCCACAGGTGATGATGTGAAACCTGATTCTAATGTGCCAAATCGTTTTCAGCCAAATCGATTCCCACGCTGTGTGACAGTCAccttaaatgtttaaatgtagtTTAAAGTTTCAGGCCTTTAATGTGCAGCCGTCACCTTATTAGCACTGATAATAATTAagcaattaaaatgattaacttaaaatgtttttattactaCTCTgtacagagaaaaatccaatCAGGTGATTTCCTGTCCTCTGATTAACGATCTTCTGTCCTCTGCTCGGACTGTCTCgtcctttttgtgtgttttatgttcCTTATAGATTTTTAATCACCATTTCATTATCACCCTCTGATAACATCTGTGATTAGAGCAGGTGCTACTCATACTGATCACTGTGTGAAAGAAGAGTCCCATGACCCACAAAACTCCTCATACAgagcctgaagcagaaagctgaTTACTCCTGTAGTGATACCCGTTCTCTCCACCTGGGGTTTTAGGTTTTGTTGAGCCAAAGAAAGCCTGGTTGTGCTGAACTTTGATGTCTCTCATGTATTCACATTATAAACTGAGTCAAACTCACAAATAATCGCATTTTCAAGCCGATTTCATCCTGAAATTCCTGACGTGAAGCTTTGGAGCTTCTGTGAAGATGTTGGCTTGTAATCTGTTTACGAATGTAAAAACTAAGGTCCGAGTCGCCCTAACTGTGTCAGAATTAGTCCCACTTTGCTTAGTTCACATAGAGGAAGCAAGCTTCCACATCATTGGTTTTTATTTACCGACACAACGGTTAAAATTGAGTCCGTGACAGGAAATCAGCCGATCATTCACCACAGCTCCCAATCTGATTTAACCAGCACTTTAGAAAAGTGTTTAACTTTTCCCATCATACCCTCCTTCAGGACCTAAAGTTCACGCTCTTCCCACAAAACTTTACAAATCTACAACTgtgcagaaagaaaaaggacaaaaaagaaaggaaacaaagcGATCGAAGGTGCGGATAGAGACGACCAACAAGCCTCCAAGAACCCATCAGCCGAATTCAGAAACAGTCATTTCAGGTATCTCAGGCATGCAAATGTTCCTCTCTTACCTTTATGTTAGTCACACGGGGTCCAAGCGAGTTCTTCATCCAGGCCATGAGGTCGTCAGCCTGCTCCTGCGTCAGGCGCTCGGATGCTGCGAGGAAGAAAAGACGATGAGCAGGAGTCAAGTCTACAGCTGCAACAGCGAGAGGCTCTTGTGAAAGACGGGCACACCTGGCTTGCTGTCTTCATACTTCTCCTCCTTGTAGTGATCGACCACGATGTCGGTCTCGACTGAGATCAGCTTCTTCTTGTCAAACTCTCTGAGATGCAGCAGGGTCAGCTCATCGAACTGCTCGTAGCAGAAGAGCACCTGCATACGTGCACGCACGCAAATGGAGACACGGCAGTTTGTTATAGTGAAGCTCTAAGCAGCACCT includes the following:
- the LOC101476264 gene encoding MAPK regulated corepressor interacting protein 2, with the protein product MMYTITRGPSKLVTQRRTGPTQQLDSKISDFKHKQTSWNMPGLPAPKIVFNRPNGKKYHHPAPALPAHNHHEESFTPSHEENVKFVSEAWQEVLQQEVGQAAQKVVHYKEATPSPHMDDFVPIDLDEWWAQRFLENIDKLS